One window of Papaver somniferum cultivar HN1 chromosome 9, ASM357369v1, whole genome shotgun sequence genomic DNA carries:
- the LOC113310059 gene encoding probable aquaporin PIP1-2 yields the protein MEGKEEDVRLGANKFSERQPIGTAAQMTEDKDYREPPPAPFFEPGELGSWSFYRAGIAEFIATFLFLYISVLTVMGVAGAKNKCQSVGIQGIAWAFGGMIFALVYCTAGISGGHINPAVTFGLLLARKLSVTRAVFYMIMQCLGAICGAGVVKGFQPSKYQMLNGGANFVAPGYTKGDGLGAEIVGTFVLVYTVFSATDAKRNARDSHVPILAPLPIGFAVFLVHLATIPITGTGINPARSLGAAIIYNRGHAWDDHWIFWVGPFIGAALAAMYHVIVIRAIPFKSSNKC from the exons AtggaaggcaaagaagaagatgtgaGGTTGGGAGCAAACAAGTTCTCAGAGAGACAACCAATCGGAACAGCAGCTCAGATGACTGAGGACAAAGATTACAGAGAGCCACCACCAGCTCCTTTCTTTGAACCAGGAGAATTAGGTtcatggtctttctacagagctGGTATTGCTGAATTCATAGCTACTTTTCTGTTCCTATACATCTCCGTCTTGACTGTTATGGGTGTTGCTGGTGCCAAAAACAAGTGCCAGTCTGTTGGTATTCAAGGTATTGCTTGGGCTTTTGGTGGTATGATCTTTGCCCTTGTCTACTGTACCGCCGGTATCTCAG GAGGACATATTAACCCTGCAGTGACATTCGGTTTGTTATTGGCAAGAAAATTGTCAGTGACAAGAGCAGTGTTCTACATGATCATGCAGTGTCTTGGTGCCATCTGTGGTGCCGGTGTTGTCAAAGGTTTCCAACCAAGTAAATACCAGATGCTGAACGGTGGTGCCAACTTTGTAGCTCCTGGTTACACCAAGGGAGATGGTCTTGGTGCTGAAATTGTTGGTACTTTTGTTCTTGTTTACACCGTTTTCTCCGCTACTGATGCCAAACGTAACGCCAGAGACTCCCATGTCCCT ATCTTGGCACCACTTCCAATCGGGTTCGCAGTGTTCTTGGTGCATCTGGCAACTATCCCCATCACCGGAACTGGTATCAACCCAGCAAGGAGTTTGGGTGCAGCCATCATTTACAACAGAGGCCACGCTTGGGATGACCAC TGGATCTTCTGGGTTGGACCATTCATTGGAGCAGCTCTTGCAGCTATGTACCATGTGATTGTCATCAGAGCTATTCCATTCAAATCATCAAACAAATGTTGA